In Vigna unguiculata cultivar IT97K-499-35 chromosome 3, ASM411807v1, whole genome shotgun sequence, a single genomic region encodes these proteins:
- the LOC114176266 gene encoding cytochrome P450 78A5-like, which produces MSSELCSLFLPLSACSAMLTFDVFIGVMSLVAIFGYWLVPGGLAWALSKFRQGKPLTNKPAIPGPSGFPVVGLVYAFTGSLTHRVLAKLAHTFDAKPLMAFSVGFTRFIISSHPDTAKEILSSSAFADRPIKESAYELLFHRAMGFAPYGEYWRNLRRISATHMFSPKRIAASGGFRSEVGAQMVKDIVDLMRRDGEVEVRKVLHFASLNNVMMSVFGKSYVFGEGGDGCELEELVSEGYELLGVFNWSDHFPLLGRLDLQGVRKRCRSLVERVNVFVGKIIAEHREKRAAAGEDKAKEDNESSGDFVDVLLDLEKENRLQHSDMVAVLWEMIFRGTDTVAILLEWILARMVLHPEIQAKAQSEIDSVVGCERSVNDDDLAKLPYVRAIVKETLRMHPPGPLLSWARFSIHDTEIGNHFVPAGTTAMVNMWAITHDEEVWSEPEEFKPERFVKEEVHMMGSDLRLAPFGSGRRVCPGKAMGLATVEVWVAMLLQKLKWMGGDCGVDLSERLELSMKMKCSLITKVVRRHALFVPSVTHSA; this is translated from the exons ATGTCATCTGAACTCTGCTCTCTCTTTCTTCCGCTATCCGCATGTTCAGCCATGCTCACTTTTGATGTTTTCATCGGTGTTATGTCCCTCGTGGCCATTTTCGGCTACTGGCTGGTTCCCGGTGGTCTCGCTTGGGCTCTGTCCAAGTTCAGACAGGGAAAACCTCTCACCAACAAACCTGCCATTCCCGGACCTTCTGGTTTTCCGGTGGTGGGTCTTGTTTATGCTTTCACAGGGTCTCTCACTCACAGAGTCCTTGCTAAGCTTGCTCACACCTTCGATGCCAAGCCTCTGATGGCATTCTCGGTTGGGTTTACTCGTTTCATCATCTCATCTCACCCTGACACTGCCAAAGAGATTTTGAGCAGTTCAGCTTTCGCCGACCGTCCTATCAAGGAGTCTGCTTATGAGCTCCTCTTCCACCGTGCAATGGGGTTTGCCCCGTACGGTGAGTACTGGAGGAACCTGAGGAGGATTTCCGCCACTCACATGTTCTCTCCAAAGAGAATCGCCGCCTCCGGCGGGTTCCGGTCTGAGGTTGGGGCTCAGATGGTGAAAGACATCGTGGACCTGATGAGGAGAGATGGTGAGGTAGAGGTGAGGAAGGTGTTGCATTTCGCGTCCTTGAATAACGTGATGATGAGCGTGTTTGGGAAGAGTTATGTGTTTGGTGAGGGTGGTGATGGGTGTGAGCTTGAGGAGTTGGTGAGTGAGGGGTATGAATTGCTTGGGGTGTTTAACTGGAGTGATCACTTTCCACTTTTGGGTAGGTTGGATTTGCAAGGTGTGAGGAAGAGGTGTAGGAGTTTGGTGGAAAGGGTGAATGTTTTTGTCGGAAAAATCATTGCGGAGCACCGGGAGAAGAGGGCTGCTGCAGGCGAGGACAAGGCCAAGGAGGATAATGAGAGCTCCGGCGACTTTGTTGACGTGCTTCTGGATTTGGAGAAAGAGAACAGGCTCCAACACTCTGACATGGTTGCTGTTTTGTGG GAAATGATCTTTCGGGGGACTGATACAGTGGCAATACTCCTTGAATGGATTCTTGCGAGGATGGTTCTACACCCTGAAATCCAAGCAAAGGCTCAATCTGAAATAGACTCTGTTGTTGGGTGTGAGCGGAGTGTGAATGATGATGACCTTGCCAAGCTTCCTTACGTGAGGGCCATAGTGAAGGAAACTCTGAGGATGCACCCACCGGGTCCTCTTCTGTCATGGGCCAGGTTTTCCATCCACGACACAGAAATTGGAAACCACTTTGTTCCAGCTGGTACGACAGCCATGGTTAACATGTGGGCCATCACTCATGACGAAGAAGTGTGGTCTGAACCGGAAGAGTTCAAACCGGAGCGTTTTGTGAAGGAGGAGGTGCACATGATGGGTTCCGATCTGAGGTTGGCACCTTTCGGGTCTGGGAGAAGGGTGTGCCCTGGGAAAGCCATGGGTTTGGCTACGGTTGAGGTTTGGGTTGCGATGTTGCTGCAAAAGCTGAAATGGATGGGTGGTGATTGTGGCGTGGATCTGTCTGAACGCTTGGAACTGTCTATGAAAATGAAATGCTCTCTCATCACCAAAGTTGTTCGGAGGCATGCTCTTTTCGTGCCTTCTGTAACCCATTCTGCTTGa
- the LOC114177145 gene encoding protein COBRA-like has protein sequence MKGDMMIIMTTLKKLKSLVILFLKRQRERVREYDNVTGKGVSKLNTDSKALTLLRVVAGYLEFLLHFHCERNSAPEEMESVWFSTTGSAVPRVGFLAILLLSLLLCTTFSSTEAYDALDPTANITIKWDVISWTPDGYIAVVTMYNFQQYRHIQAPGWILGWTWAKKEVIWNVVGGQTTEQGDCSRFKGNIPHCCKKDPTVVDLLPGTPYNQQIANCCTGGVLTSWAQDPEHAISSFQLSVGSAGTTNKTVKLPRNFTLKAPGPGYTCGPAKIVKPTKFITKDKRRTTQALMTWNVTCTYSQFLAQKTPTCCVSLSSFYNNTIVNCPTCTCGCQNKTEPGSCVDPNSPHLASVVSPPGKAISTPLVRCTNHMCPIRVHWHVKLQYKEYWRIKITITNFNYIVNYSQWNLVVQHPNFDNLTQVFSFNYKPITPYMGLNDTGMLWGVKFYNDLLTSAGPLGNVQSELLFRKDKSTFTFDKGWAFPRRIYFNGDNCVMPPPDAYPWLPNASSRLVFSLLSTVFGTLACVVMLLT, from the exons ATGAAGGGTGATATGATGATAATAATGACAACACTAAAAAAGCTGAAGTCtttggtaattttatttttgaaaagacagagagagagagtgagagagtATGATAATGTCACTGGCAAGGGTGTTTCAAAGTTGAACACAGACTCAAAAGCCTTAACCTTGTTAAGGGTGGTGGCTGGCTATCTTGAGTTCTTGCTTCATTTTCATTGTGAAAGAAACTCTGCGCCGGAAGAAATGGAGTCTGTGTGGTTCTCCACCACTGGATCTGCTGTCCCCCGTGTTGGCTTCTTGGCCATCTTACTGCTGTCACTGCTATTGTGCACAACATTCTCTTCTACTG AAGCCTATGATGCACTTGATCCAACCGCCAACATTACAATCAAATGGGATGTCATAAGCTGGACACCGGACGGCTATATT GCTGTTGTTACAATGTACAACTTTCAACAGTATCGGCATATTCAGGCTCCTGGGTGGATACTAGGGTGGACATGGGCAAAGAAGGAAGTAATTTGGAATGTAGTGGGAGGCCAAACCACAGAGCAAGGGGATTGTTCAAGGTTCAAAGGGAACATTCCTCATTGTTGTAAGAAGGATCCAACTGTTGTGGATTTACTTCCTGGAACTCCTTACAACCAGCAGATTGCCAATTGTTGCACTGGGGGAGTCCTAACTTCATGGGCCCAGGACCCTGAACATGCAATAAGCTCATTTCAACTCAGTGTTGGTTCTGCAGGAACAACTAACAAAACGGTCAAACTGCCAAGAAATTTTACCCTCAAAGCACCAGGGCCTGGTTATACTTGTGGACCTGCAAAGATTGTGAAACCAACTAAATTTATTACCAAAGACAAGAGGAGAACCACTCAAGCATTGA TGACCTGGAATGTTACTTGCACGTATTCTCAATTCCTAGCTCAGAAGACTCCAACTTGCTGTGTTTCTCTTTCATCCTTCTACAACAATACAATAGTAAACTGCCCTACCTGCACCTGTGGTTGCCAAAACAAAACAGAACCTGGAAGCTGTGTAGA TCCTAATTCCCCACATTTAGCTTCAGTTGTATCACCCCCAGGCAAAGCTATAAGTACACCTCTGGTCCGGTGCACCAATCACATGTGTCCTATTCGAGTGCATTGGCACGTGAAACTTCAATATAAAGAGTACTGGAGGATCAAGATTACAATCACAAATTTCAATTACATAGTGAACTATTCACAATGGAACCTTGTTGTCCAGCATCCAAACTTTGACAATTTAACTCAGGTTTTCAGCTTTAACTACAAGCCGATAACGCCTTATATGGGCTTAA ATGATACTGGTATGCTGTGGGGAGTAAAGTTCTACAATGATTTACTTACTTCAGCAGGACCCCTTGGGAATGTGCAGTCTGAGCTCTTATTCCGAAAGGACAAATCAACCTTCACATTTGATAAGGGATGGGCTTTCCCTCGAAGAATTTATTTCAACGGAGATAACTGTGTAATGCCACCTCCTGACGCCTATCCATGGCTGCCAAATGCAAGTTCAAGACTAGTTTTCTCTTTACTAAGCACAGTTTTTGGCACTTTAGCCTGTGTGGTAATGTTATTGACTTAA
- the LOC114178543 gene encoding squamosa promoter-binding-like protein 6, with product MESWSFVPEEKECVSNEALSPPNTLGRTINSFLGWELKTPCAFSNDMLGLGQHPIENQGFEELGFPEMLGKHLSDDLIASVSSRKVDAGRHQQHQHSDRITGTVVDAPSAFSQRGDSNSKLSNSNSLIDLKLGRFADHGDAIDAGFSKVLSSSESSTPPKRVRVSGVHSQTAYCQVYGCNKDLSSCKDYHKRHKVCEVHSKTATVIVNGIEQRFCQQCSRFHLLAEFDDGKRSCRKRLAGHNERRRKPQMGIHPGKSGRLLQPCGDSRFQGTMLTSSFIRPEMLPSGVMCSEKYGVSSFWRPIKAEHGAGFRHLSSMPVSNGHPQSRSLFPSYNGKQFPFLHENCATSTTGSIFCESNSHYPPALGAQNSGLRPLFQDTIGNEDFNVFDTASTVQGLSGISDSCCALSLLSSQSQNSSSQSSGIPLAHSMVIPTSHGHHYNMSQVSEKIGISSQTSSSRVSDSFPSELNHADGSHLSPVLISDHNDIVNFDMADGIFHGSEFMNVKDRLPCEDGATIDLLQLSSQLQRVEHERQSLQVKQENDSSCTLRIT from the exons ATGGAATCTTGGAGCTTTGTCCCTGAAGAAAAGGAGTGTGTCTCCAATGAGGCACTATCCCCTCCCAACACTCTCGGGAGGACCATAAATTCTTTCCTGGGCTGGGAACTCAAAACCCCATGTGCTTTTTCCAACGACATGTTGGGTTTGGGTCAGCACCCCATTGAGAATCAAGGTTTTGAGGAATTGGGTTTTCCTGAAATGTTGGGCAAACACTTGTCCGATGATCTAATTGCCAGTGTTTCAAGCAGAAAGGTGGATGCTGGTAGACATCAACAACACCAGCACAGTGACAGAATCACTGGAACTGTTGTGGATGCCCCAAGTGCCTTTTCTCAAAGAGGGGACTCAAATTCCAAGCTTTCAAACTCAAATTCCCTCATTGATTTGAAACTGGGTCGATTTGCTGACCATGGAGATGCCATTGATGCGGGGTTTTCCAAAGTTTTGTCTTCCTCTGAGTCATCAACCCCTCCCAAGAGAGTGAGAGTTTCGGGGGTTCACTCTCAGACTGCATATTGCCAAGTCTATGGCTGTAACAAGGATCTCAGCTCCTGCAAAGATTACCACAAGAGGCACAAGGTGTGTGAGGTTCACTCCAAGACTGCCACCGTTATAGTCAATGGTATTGAGCAAAGGTTTTGCCAGCAATGTAGTAG GTTTCATTTGCTGGCTGAATTTGATGATGGTAAGCGAAGCTGCCGTAAACGCCTTGCAGGTCATAATGAGCGTAGAAGAAAGCCACAAATGGGGATTCACCCCGGAAAGTCTGGGAGGTTGCTTCAGCCATGTGggg ATAGCAGATTCCAGGGAACCATGTTAACATCATCCTTTATCCGCCCAGAGATGCTTCCTAGTGGGGTCATGTGTTCTGAGAAATATGGTGTGAGTAGCTTCTGGCGACCTATCAAAGCAGAACATGGGGCTGGTTTTAGGCATCTTTCTTCTATGCCTGTATCCAATGGACATCCTCAGTCAAGATCTTTGTTCCCATCATATAACGGAAAACAATTTCCTTTTCTTCATGAAAATTGTGCAACGTCCACCACAGGAAGCATCTTCTGCGAGAGCAATAGCCACTATCCACCTGCTCTTGGGGCACAAAATTCTGGGTTAAGACCACTATTCCAGGACACCATAGGAAATGAGGACTTCAATGTTTTTGATACAGCATCAACTGTTCAAGGATTGTCGGGGATTTCAGACTCTTGTTGTGCTCTCTCTCTTCTGTCATCTCAATCCCAGAACTCTTCAAGCCAATCATCAGGAATTCCCTTGGCTCACTCCATGGTTATTCCAACCAGTCATGGCCATCACTACAACATGAGTCAGGTCTCTGAAAAGATAGGAATAAGCTCACAGACTTCTTCAAGCCGAGTGTCAGATAGTTTTCCTTCAGAACTAAATCATGCAGATGGAAGTCATCTCAGTCCTGTGTTAATATCAGACCATAATGATATTGTAAACTTTGATATGGCAGATGGTATATTCCATGGTTCAGAATTCATGAATGTGAAGGACCGACTTCCCTGCGAAGATGGTGCAACCATAGACTTGCTACAATTGTCATCACAGCTTCAGCGAGTTGAGCATGAGAGGCAATCCTTGCAGGTGAAGCAAGAAAATGATTCTTCTTGCACTCTGCGGATTACATAA